The Desmonostoc muscorum LEGE 12446 genome includes a region encoding these proteins:
- a CDS encoding AAA family ATPase, producing the protein MLIEFSVENYRSIQERQTLSMVASEDEKMLDTNSFMMPNTDNLHLLTSAVIYGPNASGKSNLLRAMQTLRSLVINSATRMQLGDNLPIEPFRLNSQSAKNPTNFEVIFIHKGTRYEYGISLNRERVYEEWLIAYPNEHQQHWFSRQYIPDNPRFQTDEGYKWSFGKGLKGEKLRIKKFVRSNSLFLSHAAQNNHPQLTDIFEWFQDEINILSPSSHAIEFTLSIFDEDHSFQERVAKLLNQADIGISGIKIEQKAIPEGLLSYFNQFIKQEIEQLERNIIDDIQKVDVITLHKMNDCDREIKFNMDDESDGTQRLFEMAGLWLYVLQYGTVLLVDELDRSLHSVLSKALVKMFNDPEINKNNAQLIFTTHDTILLDAEMLRRDQVWFTEKEKSMTKLYSLSDFQPREDESLQKGYLRGRYGGIPFINGLSI; encoded by the coding sequence ATGCTTATTGAATTCAGTGTAGAAAATTATCGTTCGATACAGGAAAGGCAAACATTAAGTATGGTGGCATCTGAAGATGAAAAGATGCTAGACACTAATAGTTTTATGATGCCAAATACTGATAACCTACACTTACTGACCAGTGCTGTAATTTATGGACCTAACGCTTCAGGTAAAAGCAATTTGCTGCGGGCTATGCAAACGCTAAGAAGCCTAGTAATTAACTCGGCTACCAGAATGCAACTTGGTGACAATTTACCTATTGAACCATTTCGACTAAATAGCCAATCAGCAAAAAATCCTACTAATTTTGAAGTAATTTTTATTCATAAAGGTACTCGTTATGAATATGGAATTTCTTTAAATCGAGAACGGGTATATGAAGAGTGGTTAATTGCTTACCCAAATGAACACCAACAACATTGGTTTTCTCGTCAATACATACCAGATAATCCCAGATTTCAAACAGATGAAGGATATAAATGGTCTTTTGGCAAAGGATTAAAGGGAGAAAAATTACGTATAAAAAAGTTTGTGCGTTCTAACTCTTTATTTTTATCTCATGCAGCACAAAATAATCATCCTCAGCTAACAGACATATTTGAATGGTTTCAGGATGAAATAAATATTCTCAGTCCAAGTTCTCATGCAATCGAATTTACTCTTAGCATATTTGATGAGGATCATAGTTTTCAAGAAAGAGTTGCTAAATTGCTAAATCAAGCAGATATTGGTATTTCCGGAATTAAAATAGAACAAAAAGCTATACCTGAGGGACTATTATCTTACTTTAACCAATTTATTAAACAGGAAATTGAACAGCTAGAGAGAAACATTATTGATGATATCCAAAAAGTAGATGTAATAACTCTTCATAAAATGAATGATTGCGATCGAGAAATAAAATTCAACATGGATGATGAATCAGATGGGACACAACGTTTATTTGAAATGGCTGGGCTTTGGCTGTATGTATTACAATATGGAACAGTCCTTTTGGTAGATGAATTAGATAGAAGTTTACATTCAGTGCTTTCCAAAGCATTAGTTAAGATGTTTAACGATCCAGAAATTAATAAAAATAATGCTCAGTTAATATTTACAACTCATGACACCATACTTTTAGATGCAGAAATGCTACGGCGAGATCAAGTGTGGTTTACTGAAAAAGAGAAAAGTATGACCAAACTATATTCATTGTCAGACTTTCAACCTCGTGAAGACGAATCACTACAAAAAGGTTATCTACGGGGCAGGTATGGTGGAATTCCTTTTATTAATGGGCTAAGTATCTAA
- a CDS encoding RloB family protein, with translation MPKGKSTNDLRRRSGNKKSRDNFLIVVEGQETEYNYFNALKQDLKLSTTDIRIVSASGGDPLKIIDKTCSLVQENKLEFDRVFCVFDDDNKIEKFQQALLKGKNNHVVCITSIPCFEFWFLLHYAYTTAPFNNYKELCPKLETEMRKAGLLKTTEIYDKSDVKLYQKLQPKIENALTNTVKLEQEHPNEDGCTNPSTKVHILVQNLKDQKEFK, from the coding sequence ATGCCAAAAGGAAAATCTACTAATGATTTAAGACGACGTTCAGGGAATAAAAAATCTAGAGATAACTTTTTAATTGTAGTGGAAGGACAAGAGACAGAATATAACTATTTTAATGCTTTAAAACAGGACTTAAAGTTATCTACAACAGACATTAGAATAGTTTCTGCTTCCGGTGGTGACCCTCTCAAAATTATAGATAAAACTTGTAGCTTAGTTCAAGAAAATAAACTAGAGTTTGATCGAGTTTTTTGTGTATTTGATGATGATAATAAAATTGAAAAATTTCAGCAGGCACTTTTAAAAGGTAAGAACAATCATGTTGTCTGTATAACATCAATTCCTTGCTTTGAATTTTGGTTTTTACTTCATTATGCCTATACAACGGCTCCTTTTAATAACTATAAGGAATTATGTCCAAAACTAGAGACAGAAATGAGAAAAGCAGGCCTTTTGAAAACAACAGAAATTTATGATAAAAGTGATGTTAAACTTTATCAAAAACTTCAACCAAAAATAGAGAATGCGCTTACTAATACTGTGAAATTAGAACAAGAGCATCCTAATGAAGACGGCTGCACTAACCCATCAACTAAAGTACATATTTTAGTTCAAAACCTCAAAGACCAAAAAGAATTTAAATGA
- a CDS encoding N-acetylmuramoyl-L-alanine amidase has product MRFTDWATRVMLISLMFAALIIVLLIGRGTQVQNNTTTSNTSKPEITAWSQYPQAQFQSAKQPKQKSQDVVKSPVKTNQPVARYATTQAFAQYRPNYQIVSVDPSNYGERYTTDANGKPLNNQPIIVLHETGYSASSAINFFQVAHTDENVQASYHALIKLDGTVVYLVPPDKRAFGAGNSVFEGFQGLETVQTNPNLPPSVNNFAYHVSLETPPDSYDSNSQETHSGYTEAQYNSLAWLIAQSQVPEDRITTHKLVDRSAKKVDPINFDGNKFLELLKIYRQVRPIYRTQR; this is encoded by the coding sequence ATGAGGTTTACAGACTGGGCGACTAGAGTAATGCTAATTTCGCTGATGTTCGCCGCTCTAATTATAGTGCTGCTTATTGGACGAGGAACACAAGTACAGAATAATACAACTACATCTAATACATCAAAACCAGAGATTACAGCCTGGAGTCAATATCCACAGGCGCAATTCCAATCAGCCAAACAACCAAAGCAGAAATCTCAAGATGTTGTCAAGTCTCCAGTCAAGACTAATCAACCTGTAGCAAGGTACGCAACCACTCAAGCTTTTGCACAATACAGACCTAATTATCAAATTGTCTCAGTTGACCCAAGTAACTATGGAGAACGTTACACCACAGACGCTAATGGTAAACCTCTCAACAACCAACCAATTATTGTCCTCCATGAAACTGGTTATTCTGCTTCTAGCGCAATTAATTTTTTTCAAGTCGCTCATACTGATGAAAATGTGCAAGCAAGTTACCACGCTTTAATTAAGCTAGACGGGACAGTGGTTTATCTAGTACCGCCAGACAAGCGAGCTTTTGGTGCAGGTAACTCAGTATTTGAGGGTTTCCAGGGTTTGGAAACTGTGCAGACTAATCCAAATTTGCCCCCGTCTGTAAATAATTTTGCTTATCACGTTTCTTTAGAAACACCACCAGATAGTTATGACAGTAACAGTCAAGAAACCCATAGCGGCTATACGGAAGCTCAATATAATTCTCTTGCTTGGTTAATTGCTCAAAGTCAAGTTCCAGAAGATCGCATCACTACTCACAAATTAGTAGACCGTTCTGCTAAAAAAGTTGACCCGATAAATTTTGATGGGAATAAATTTTTAGAATTACTAAAGATTTACCGTCAAGTCAGACCAATTTATCGGACACAGAGATAA
- a CDS encoding class I SAM-dependent methyltransferase, with protein sequence MQLITSLDIRNSEYLSKNRLISYHHQLRLIFSLGNQVKNVLEIGIFNSLLTDLLKNNGYNVATADVDPNLKPDMILDLTTDFSLPKDKFDAIVLFQVLEHFPYEQSEQALKKLAQATNKFLVISIPYCTQYLSLQIKTSFSGRPRHLLLNVPKFWSTTPVCDEHYWEMGLKGYPKKRILNSVAEAGLTVKQEFIDPTYPYHYFLVLEKNTRSS encoded by the coding sequence ATGCAACTCATCACCTCCTTAGATATTAGAAATTCCGAATATTTATCAAAAAATCGGCTTATAAGTTACCACCATCAGTTGCGTCTAATTTTTTCACTGGGTAATCAAGTAAAGAATGTTTTGGAAATTGGGATTTTTAATTCGCTGTTAACAGACCTTTTAAAGAACAATGGATATAACGTAGCCACTGCTGATGTTGACCCCAACCTCAAGCCAGACATGATTTTGGATCTGACCACAGATTTTTCGTTGCCAAAAGATAAATTTGATGCGATTGTTTTGTTTCAAGTGTTGGAACACTTTCCTTATGAACAGTCAGAACAAGCCTTGAAAAAACTTGCACAAGCAACAAATAAATTTTTGGTGATTTCAATTCCTTATTGCACTCAATACTTGTCATTGCAAATCAAAACTTCCTTCTCAGGTAGACCAAGGCATTTATTACTCAATGTGCCAAAATTCTGGAGTACAACGCCAGTGTGTGACGAGCATTACTGGGAAATGGGTCTGAAAGGTTATCCCAAGAAGCGCATTTTAAATTCCGTTGCTGAAGCTGGGTTAACTGTCAAACAAGAATTTATCGATCCCACCTATCCATACCATTATTTTTTGGTGTTAGAAAAAAATACTCGCAGTAGTTAG
- the htpG gene encoding molecular chaperone HtpG: MLEQGTISIHTENIFPIIKKSLYSDHQIFLRELVSNAVDAIQKLKMVSRAGDYAGDIGEPEIVIAIDKDNKTLSISDNGIGMTAEEVKKYINQVAFSSAEEFIHKYQGKSDQPIIGHFGLGFYSSFMVAQKVQIDTLSYQEGAQAVHWSCDGSPAFTLEDSSRTTRGTSITLSLQGEEEEFLESARIKNLVKTYCDFMPVPIKLDGEVLNKQKAPWRESPNNLSQEEYLEFYRYLYPFQEEPLLWVHLNTDYPFIINGILYFPKMRPDVDVTKGQIKLFCNQVFVSDNCEEIIPQFLMPMRGVIDSSDIPLNVSRSALQGDRTVKRIGDYIAKKVGDRLKELFRDNREQYTSVWKDLGTFVKFGALNDEKFKKQIEDIIIFRSTAKLTEKAAAETPAVEVQSAEGDAWQDVTPTSSSDENSAPTSPYTTLKEYLERNKERHENRVFYSTDEATQATYIQLHKNQGLEVLFMDSFIDTHFINFLEREYNDVKFTRVDSDLDNTLLEQDKSTEIVDPKTNKTRSETIKELFEKSLNKPKLNIRTEALKSDDPQGTPPAMVLLPEILRRLREMNAMMMQQTAEFPEDHILLVNTAHPLIQNLAHLGQGSIIQGDGESPTDNLVKMICQHVYDLALMSQKGFDADGMKSFVERSNEVLTKLTEQASK, translated from the coding sequence ATGTTAGAACAAGGCACTATCAGTATTCATACTGAGAATATTTTCCCGATCATTAAGAAGTCGCTCTACTCAGATCACCAAATCTTCTTGCGGGAACTGGTATCCAACGCTGTAGACGCCATCCAAAAACTGAAAATGGTATCCCGCGCTGGAGATTACGCCGGAGACATAGGCGAACCAGAAATCGTAATTGCCATTGACAAAGATAACAAAACCCTCTCCATCTCCGATAACGGTATCGGGATGACCGCCGAAGAAGTTAAGAAATATATCAATCAAGTTGCCTTTTCTAGTGCTGAAGAATTTATTCATAAGTATCAAGGCAAATCCGATCAACCGATTATCGGTCACTTCGGTCTTGGCTTCTACTCTTCGTTCATGGTGGCGCAGAAAGTACAAATTGATACTCTTTCCTACCAAGAAGGAGCGCAAGCGGTTCACTGGAGTTGCGATGGTTCTCCAGCATTCACCTTAGAAGACTCATCCCGGACAACTCGCGGCACTAGTATTACTCTCAGCTTACAAGGAGAAGAAGAAGAATTTCTCGAATCAGCACGGATTAAGAATCTTGTCAAGACCTACTGCGACTTCATGCCAGTACCAATTAAACTGGATGGAGAAGTATTAAATAAGCAAAAAGCACCTTGGCGAGAGTCTCCCAACAACCTGAGTCAAGAAGAATATTTAGAGTTTTACCGCTACCTGTATCCTTTTCAAGAAGAACCACTGTTGTGGGTACATCTCAATACTGACTATCCGTTTATCATCAACGGGATTTTGTATTTTCCCAAAATGAGACCGGATGTAGATGTTACCAAAGGGCAGATCAAGCTGTTTTGCAATCAAGTTTTTGTTAGCGACAACTGCGAAGAAATTATCCCGCAATTTTTGATGCCGATGCGGGGTGTGATTGATAGCAGCGATATTCCCCTGAACGTATCCCGCAGTGCATTGCAAGGCGATCGCACTGTGAAGCGAATTGGTGACTACATCGCCAAAAAAGTCGGCGATCGCCTCAAAGAACTTTTCCGCGACAACCGCGAACAATATACTAGTGTCTGGAAAGACCTCGGCACTTTTGTCAAATTTGGCGCCCTCAACGACGAGAAATTCAAAAAACAAATCGAAGACATCATCATCTTTCGCAGCACCGCCAAGCTAACAGAAAAAGCTGCTGCCGAAACTCCAGCAGTTGAAGTACAATCTGCTGAAGGGGATGCTTGGCAAGATGTCACTCCGACTTCATCCAGTGATGAAAACTCAGCGCCTACCAGCCCTTACACCACGCTGAAAGAATACTTAGAACGGAACAAAGAACGCCACGAAAACCGGGTTTTCTACAGCACCGATGAAGCAACCCAAGCTACATACATACAACTACACAAAAATCAAGGTTTGGAAGTCCTGTTTATGGACTCCTTCATCGATACCCACTTCATTAATTTCTTAGAGCGGGAATATAATGATGTCAAGTTTACGCGGGTAGACTCCGACTTAGATAATACTTTGCTGGAACAAGACAAATCTACGGAAATTGTCGATCCCAAAACCAACAAAACCCGCAGTGAAACCATCAAAGAGTTATTTGAGAAATCCCTCAACAAACCCAAACTCAACATCCGCACCGAAGCCTTAAAATCAGACGATCCCCAAGGAACACCACCGGCGATGGTGCTTTTACCAGAGATTCTGCGCCGCTTGCGGGAAATGAACGCCATGATGATGCAGCAAACAGCAGAGTTTCCCGAAGACCACATTTTGCTGGTGAATACTGCTCATCCGCTGATTCAAAATCTGGCGCATCTGGGCCAAGGTAGTATCATTCAAGGTGATGGTGAATCGCCTACAGATAACTTAGTGAAAATGATTTGCCAACACGTCTACGATTTAGCGCTGATGTCTCAAAAAGGCTTTGACGCTGACGGGATGAAATCTTTTGTAGAGCGATCGAATGAAGTACTTACTAAGCTGACGGAACAAGCTAGTAAGTAG
- the rpmB gene encoding 50S ribosomal protein L28, which translates to MSRRCDLTGKKANNAFSVSHSHRRTKRLQHANLQVKRVWWPTGNRWVKLKLSTKAIKSLETKGLEAMAKEAGLNLNHY; encoded by the coding sequence ATGTCTCGTCGCTGTGACCTAACTGGTAAGAAGGCAAATAACGCTTTTTCTGTTTCCCACTCCCACCGTCGTACTAAACGCCTTCAGCACGCTAATCTACAAGTCAAGCGTGTTTGGTGGCCAACCGGAAATCGCTGGGTGAAATTAAAGCTGTCTACTAAAGCAATCAAATCCTTAGAAACCAAAGGGTTGGAAGCAATGGCAAAAGAAGCTGGTCTTAACTTGAATCATTACTAA